A DNA window from Aphelocoma coerulescens isolate FSJ_1873_10779 chromosome Z unlocalized genomic scaffold, UR_Acoe_1.0 ChrZ_unloc_scaf_1, whole genome shotgun sequence contains the following coding sequences:
- the WDR36 gene encoding WD repeat-containing protein 36 isoform X2, giving the protein MRHSPSFGSAQVKKLGIVAVSNTLPQDITCLAADRMLIFASYDNILHAFARNKEVVHTYEGHKARIHLLQPFGDHVISVDVDNVLIVWNIQSEEEYLQIDFDKATFAVSALLHPSTYLNKILLGSEQGTLQLWNIRSNKLLYSFPGWGSAVTTLEQAPAVDVVAVGLVSGHIIVHNIKFDETLMKFQQDWGPITAISFRTDGHPIMAAGSPVGHIALWDLEEKKLMCQMQDAHSTAIAGMSFVPGEPLLITNGADNALRVWIFDGPGGTGRVLRSRMGHSAPPTKIRYHGQNGEQILSAGQDGTLQSFSTVHEKFNKSLGRGSINKKKSKKKGLKLDTMALPPITAFASEVAHQSDWDGIIACHQGYITCTTWNYQKTSMGAHKLRPEEFSKHKPIDIYATAVDITSCGNFAVIGMSTGQVDVYNMQSGIHRGRYGKEKAHEGAIRGVAVDGLNQLVITAGSEGLIKFWKFKMKDLVYSTELTSPPSGILLHRDSGILGIAFDDFTISVLDIETRKIVRTFSGHHGRINDMTFSPDGRWLITSSMDCSIKTWDLPSGCLIDCFLVDSAAVSLTMSPTGDFLASAHVDDLGIYLWSNRSLYSLVSLRPLPADYEPSLVTLPSTCPMQDVDVSGDEEPCDEMIEYVSPEQLGEQLVTLSLLPESRWKNLLNLDIIKKKNKPREPPKVPKSAPFFIPTVPGLIPRYVPPEEENDTQSKVVNLGVLAQKSDFYIHLEEALSTNKYKAPLDLLKSLGPSNIEIELRGLAPEGGGSTEVMLSFLRMIGMMLNKKYNFELAQAYLALFLKLHLKILSSEPKLLEELSKLSMQLEETWIHLQGLFNQSLCVLTYMKSALL; this is encoded by the exons ATGCGGCACAGCCCATCCTTCGGGAGCGCCCAG GTGAAGAAGCTTGGTATTGTTGCTGTGA GTAACACTTTGCCACAAGACATCACATGTTTGGCAGCAGATCGCATGCTGATATTTGCTTCATACGACAATATTCTCCATGCTTTTGCCAGGAACAAAGAG GTGGTTCATACCTATGAAGGCCACAAGGCAAGGATACACCTTCTACAGCCTTTTGGTGATCACGTCATCTCTGTGGATGTCGATAATGTTCTTATTGTTTGGAATATACAGTCAGAAG AAGAGTATCTTCAAATAGATTTTGATAAAGCCACTTTTGCAGTTTCTGCACTTCTGCATCCCAGCACCTATCTGAATAAAATTCTCCTTGGGAGTGAACAAGGAACCTTACAGCTATGGAATATAAGATCCAA caaaCTCTTGTACTCATTTCCAGGATGGGGTTCAGCAGTCACAACTCTTGAACAA GCTCCAGCAGTGGATGTTGTTGCAGTCGGCCTTGTATCTGGTCATATCATTGTACATAATATTAAGTTTGATGAAACTCTGATGAAatttcagcaggactggggtCCCATCACAGCAATATCTTTTCGTACAG ATGGACACCCAATAATGGCAGCTGGTAGCCCAGTTGGACACATTGCTTTGTGGGATCTAGAGGAGAAGAAACTGATGTGTCAGATGCAGGATGCCCATTCCACAGCAATAGCTGGCATGTCATTTGTCCCTGGAGAGCCACTTCTTATTACTAATGGTGCTGATAATGCTCTACGG GTGTGGATTTTTGATGGACCTGGTGGTACAGGTCGGGTATTGAGAAGCCGAATGGGACATAGCGCACCGCCAACAAAAATCAGGTACCATGGGCAAAATGGAGAGCAAATTCTTAGTGCAG GTCAAGATGGAACACTGCAGTCTTTTTCAACAGTGCATGAAAAGTTCAATAAAAGTTTAGGACGTG GTTCAattaacaaaaagaaatcaaaaaagAAGGGCCTTAAGCTGGATACGATGGCACTACCACCAATTACAGCCTTTGCTTCAG AAGTGGCACATCAGAGTGACTGGGATGGTATTATTGCCTGCCACCAAGGGTATATAACCTGTACAACCTGGAACTATCAGAAAACCTCCATGGGAGCTCACAAACTGAGGCCAGAAGAATTTAGCAAACATAAACCTATTGACATATATGCAACA GCAGTTGACATTACCTCGTGTGGTAACTTTGCTGTAATTGGGATGTCAACTGGGCAGGTAGATGTGTACAACATGCAGTCTGGCATTCACAGAGGGCGTTACGGCAAAGAAAAAG CACATGAAGGGGCCATTAGAGGGGTAGCAGTGGATGGATTGAACCAGCTGGTAATCACAGCTGGTAGTGAAGGATTAATTAAATTTTGGAAATTCAAAATGAAAGATCTGGTTTATTCCACTGAACTTACTTCTCCTCCGAGTGGAATTCTGCTTCACAGAGACAG TGGTATTCTGGGAATTGCCTTTGATGACTTCACTATTAGTGTTTTGGATATAGAAACCAGGAAGATTGTCAGGACATTCTCAGGACACCATGGACGGATCAATGACATG ACTTTCAGTCCTGATGGTCGTTGGCTGATAACTTCATCAATGGACTGTTCCATTAAGACTTGGGACCTTCCCTCTGGATG cCTCATAGATTGTTTTTTGGTAGACTCTGCAGCTGTGAGCCTTACTATGTCCCCTACAGGAGATTTTCTGGCTTCAGCACATGTGGATGATCTTGGAATTTATTTGTG GTCAAACCGTTCTTTGTATTCACTTGTGTCATTACGGCCCCTTCCTGCAGATTATGAACCTTCTTTGGTGACACTCCCCAGCACCTGCCCCATGCAAG ATGTGGATGTGTCAGGAGATGAAGAGCCATGTGATGAGATGATAGAATATGTTTCACCTGAGCAATTGGGAGAGCAGCTGGTGACCCTTTCCTTGTTACCAGAATCAAGGTGGAAAAATCTCCTCAACCTTGATATTATCAAG aaaaaaaataaaccaagagAGCCACCAAAAGTTCCAAAGTCAGCACCTTTCTTCATCCCAACAGTTCCTGGTCTTATACCCCGATACGTTCCACCAGAGGAGGAAAATGATACACAG TCGAAGGTAGTAAACCTCGGAGTGCTGGCACAAAAATCTGATTTCTACATTCATCTTGAAGAAGCCCTGAGCACCAACAAAT ATAAAGCTCCACTTGACTTACTGAAAAGCTTGGGGCCATCTAATATTGAGATAGAACTACGGGGTTTGGCCCCTGAAGGTGGTGGCTCAACGGAGGTGATGCTGAGCTTTCTGAGAATGATTGGGATGATGCTGAACAAGAAGTACAACTTTGAACTTGCTCAGGCGTACCTGGCACTATTTTTAAAG ttacATCTTAAGATTCTCTCATCGGAGCCAAAACTCTTGGAAGAATTATCCAAATTGTCAATGCAACTTGAGGAAACTTGGATTCACTTGCAGGGTCTCTTCAATCAGAGTCTGTGTGTTTTAACATACATGAAAAGTGCTTTGCTGTAA
- the WDR36 gene encoding WD repeat-containing protein 36 isoform X1: protein MAREGAGLFAAFRVLGRFSGHVPHVLRYHGRHREFYLAAAVGRSVHTYNVKKLGIVAVSNTLPQDITCLAADRMLIFASYDNILHAFARNKEVVHTYEGHKARIHLLQPFGDHVISVDVDNVLIVWNIQSEEEYLQIDFDKATFAVSALLHPSTYLNKILLGSEQGTLQLWNIRSNKLLYSFPGWGSAVTTLEQAPAVDVVAVGLVSGHIIVHNIKFDETLMKFQQDWGPITAISFRTDGHPIMAAGSPVGHIALWDLEEKKLMCQMQDAHSTAIAGMSFVPGEPLLITNGADNALRVWIFDGPGGTGRVLRSRMGHSAPPTKIRYHGQNGEQILSAGQDGTLQSFSTVHEKFNKSLGRGSINKKKSKKKGLKLDTMALPPITAFASEVAHQSDWDGIIACHQGYITCTTWNYQKTSMGAHKLRPEEFSKHKPIDIYATAVDITSCGNFAVIGMSTGQVDVYNMQSGIHRGRYGKEKAHEGAIRGVAVDGLNQLVITAGSEGLIKFWKFKMKDLVYSTELTSPPSGILLHRDSGILGIAFDDFTISVLDIETRKIVRTFSGHHGRINDMTFSPDGRWLITSSMDCSIKTWDLPSGCLIDCFLVDSAAVSLTMSPTGDFLASAHVDDLGIYLWSNRSLYSLVSLRPLPADYEPSLVTLPSTCPMQDVDVSGDEEPCDEMIEYVSPEQLGEQLVTLSLLPESRWKNLLNLDIIKKKNKPREPPKVPKSAPFFIPTVPGLIPRYVPPEEENDTQSKVVNLGVLAQKSDFYIHLEEALSTNKYKAPLDLLKSLGPSNIEIELRGLAPEGGGSTEVMLSFLRMIGMMLNKKYNFELAQAYLALFLKLHLKILSSEPKLLEELSKLSMQLEETWIHLQGLFNQSLCVLTYMKSALL from the exons ATGGCGCGGGAGGGCGCGGGGCTCTTCGCCGCGTTCCGGGTGCTCGGCCGCTTCAGCGGGCACGTCCCGCACGTCCTGCGCTATCACGGCCGCCACCGCGAGTTCTACCTGGCCGCCGCCGTCGGGCGCAGCGTCCACACCTACAAC GTGAAGAAGCTTGGTATTGTTGCTGTGA GTAACACTTTGCCACAAGACATCACATGTTTGGCAGCAGATCGCATGCTGATATTTGCTTCATACGACAATATTCTCCATGCTTTTGCCAGGAACAAAGAG GTGGTTCATACCTATGAAGGCCACAAGGCAAGGATACACCTTCTACAGCCTTTTGGTGATCACGTCATCTCTGTGGATGTCGATAATGTTCTTATTGTTTGGAATATACAGTCAGAAG AAGAGTATCTTCAAATAGATTTTGATAAAGCCACTTTTGCAGTTTCTGCACTTCTGCATCCCAGCACCTATCTGAATAAAATTCTCCTTGGGAGTGAACAAGGAACCTTACAGCTATGGAATATAAGATCCAA caaaCTCTTGTACTCATTTCCAGGATGGGGTTCAGCAGTCACAACTCTTGAACAA GCTCCAGCAGTGGATGTTGTTGCAGTCGGCCTTGTATCTGGTCATATCATTGTACATAATATTAAGTTTGATGAAACTCTGATGAAatttcagcaggactggggtCCCATCACAGCAATATCTTTTCGTACAG ATGGACACCCAATAATGGCAGCTGGTAGCCCAGTTGGACACATTGCTTTGTGGGATCTAGAGGAGAAGAAACTGATGTGTCAGATGCAGGATGCCCATTCCACAGCAATAGCTGGCATGTCATTTGTCCCTGGAGAGCCACTTCTTATTACTAATGGTGCTGATAATGCTCTACGG GTGTGGATTTTTGATGGACCTGGTGGTACAGGTCGGGTATTGAGAAGCCGAATGGGACATAGCGCACCGCCAACAAAAATCAGGTACCATGGGCAAAATGGAGAGCAAATTCTTAGTGCAG GTCAAGATGGAACACTGCAGTCTTTTTCAACAGTGCATGAAAAGTTCAATAAAAGTTTAGGACGTG GTTCAattaacaaaaagaaatcaaaaaagAAGGGCCTTAAGCTGGATACGATGGCACTACCACCAATTACAGCCTTTGCTTCAG AAGTGGCACATCAGAGTGACTGGGATGGTATTATTGCCTGCCACCAAGGGTATATAACCTGTACAACCTGGAACTATCAGAAAACCTCCATGGGAGCTCACAAACTGAGGCCAGAAGAATTTAGCAAACATAAACCTATTGACATATATGCAACA GCAGTTGACATTACCTCGTGTGGTAACTTTGCTGTAATTGGGATGTCAACTGGGCAGGTAGATGTGTACAACATGCAGTCTGGCATTCACAGAGGGCGTTACGGCAAAGAAAAAG CACATGAAGGGGCCATTAGAGGGGTAGCAGTGGATGGATTGAACCAGCTGGTAATCACAGCTGGTAGTGAAGGATTAATTAAATTTTGGAAATTCAAAATGAAAGATCTGGTTTATTCCACTGAACTTACTTCTCCTCCGAGTGGAATTCTGCTTCACAGAGACAG TGGTATTCTGGGAATTGCCTTTGATGACTTCACTATTAGTGTTTTGGATATAGAAACCAGGAAGATTGTCAGGACATTCTCAGGACACCATGGACGGATCAATGACATG ACTTTCAGTCCTGATGGTCGTTGGCTGATAACTTCATCAATGGACTGTTCCATTAAGACTTGGGACCTTCCCTCTGGATG cCTCATAGATTGTTTTTTGGTAGACTCTGCAGCTGTGAGCCTTACTATGTCCCCTACAGGAGATTTTCTGGCTTCAGCACATGTGGATGATCTTGGAATTTATTTGTG GTCAAACCGTTCTTTGTATTCACTTGTGTCATTACGGCCCCTTCCTGCAGATTATGAACCTTCTTTGGTGACACTCCCCAGCACCTGCCCCATGCAAG ATGTGGATGTGTCAGGAGATGAAGAGCCATGTGATGAGATGATAGAATATGTTTCACCTGAGCAATTGGGAGAGCAGCTGGTGACCCTTTCCTTGTTACCAGAATCAAGGTGGAAAAATCTCCTCAACCTTGATATTATCAAG aaaaaaaataaaccaagagAGCCACCAAAAGTTCCAAAGTCAGCACCTTTCTTCATCCCAACAGTTCCTGGTCTTATACCCCGATACGTTCCACCAGAGGAGGAAAATGATACACAG TCGAAGGTAGTAAACCTCGGAGTGCTGGCACAAAAATCTGATTTCTACATTCATCTTGAAGAAGCCCTGAGCACCAACAAAT ATAAAGCTCCACTTGACTTACTGAAAAGCTTGGGGCCATCTAATATTGAGATAGAACTACGGGGTTTGGCCCCTGAAGGTGGTGGCTCAACGGAGGTGATGCTGAGCTTTCTGAGAATGATTGGGATGATGCTGAACAAGAAGTACAACTTTGAACTTGCTCAGGCGTACCTGGCACTATTTTTAAAG ttacATCTTAAGATTCTCTCATCGGAGCCAAAACTCTTGGAAGAATTATCCAAATTGTCAATGCAACTTGAGGAAACTTGGATTCACTTGCAGGGTCTCTTCAATCAGAGTCTGTGTGTTTTAACATACATGAAAAGTGCTTTGCTGTAA